Genomic DNA from Paenibacillus borealis:
AAACCAGAATTGCTTAGCGCTTACTGTTGACATATTCGTTCATCCTCTTCTCTTGGATATTATAGTATGGGTATTATTTCTGGCCGTAATAGGCGCCTGCACCATGCTTGCGCAGATAATGTTTATCCAGAATCCGCTGCGGCAATTCTTCAGCGAAATGGTTCAGCTCGCGGGCAAAATGGTTCATCTTGGACACTTCCTCCAGCACCACGCTGTTCATCACTGCATCATGGGCATTCTTTCCCCAGGTGAACGGGCCGTGGCCTTTCAGCAAAACCGCCGGAACCGCCATAATATCAATGCCCCGCTGCTCAAAGGTCTCAATGATCACATGCCCGGTTTCCGCTTCATAACCACGGTCAACCTCCTCCTGCGTCAGGAAGCGGGTACACGGTACAGAGCCATAGAAGGTATCGGCATGTGTCGTGCCCATGACGGGAACATCAAGCCCGGCCTGCGCCCAGATGGTTGCCCAGGTCGAATGCGTGTGCACGATACCGCCGATCTCCGGATAATGCTTATACAATACCGCGTGAGTCGGTGTATCCGAAGAAGGTCTCATTTCCCCTTCAACTACGTTGCCGTCGAAATCCACAACGACCATATCGCTTGGCTTCATCTTGTCATAGCTGACGCCGCTCGGCTTGATGACGAACAGACCGCTTGCGCGGTCCACCGCACTCACATTGCCCCAGGTGTATTTGATGAGTCCTTGCTTAGGCAGATCCAGATTGGCCTCGAATACCTCTTCTTTCAGTTGCTCTAACATAAATTAACCCCTCCCGTTCTCTACCAGATGATCTACAGCAGCCTGCTCGATCGCAATTCCTGCAGTGTAACGTTCCATGAACAGCTCGAAGCCCTTAACATCTGCTTCATCCGGATGAATGACTTGCCCTTCAACATCCTTGAATACCTTGTGATCGAGGAAATCGTCGAGACGCTCCTGCTGCTCTTTGTTCTGCATGTATGCAGCCAGAATTGCCATCCCCCATGCGCCGCCTTCTCCGGCTGTTGCCATGACAGAGACAGGGACGTTCATTGCAGCGGCCACGATTTTTTGCCCGACAACAGGAGTTTTGAACAGCCCGCCGTGAGCCAGAATGCTGTCGATGGATACCTGTTCTTGCTTGGTCAGAATATCCATTCCGATCTTCAGTGCGCCAAAAGCGGAGAATAAATGCGTCCGCATGAAGTTGGCCAGATTGAAGCGGCTCTCCGGTGAACGCACAAACAATGGCCGGCCCTTCTCGATCCCGGTGATATTCTCACCCGAGAAATACCCGTAGCTCAGCAGACCTCCGCCATCAGCATCCGCCTCCAGTGCCTTATTGAACAGGACACTAAACAACTGGCCGGGGTCAGACTTAAAGCCCATCGCCTCCGAGAATTCACGGAACAAGCCGACCCAGGCATTGATGTCGCTGGAACAGTTGTTGGCATGAACCATGCCGACCGGACTGCCGTCTGGAGTCGTTACCATATCAATCTCCGGATATACGGCTGTAAGATCCTTCTCAAGTACGATCATTGCAAACACGGAAGTGCCTACAGAGATGTTACCGGTCCGTTTGCGGACACTGTTCGTAGCCACCATTCCTGTTCCGGCGTCGCCTTCCGGAGGACACAGCGGAATACCCGGCTGCAGGTCCCCGGACGCATCCAGAATTAACGCACCCGCTTCGGTTAATAGCCCTGCCTGCTCACCCGCAGTATAAACTTTAGGAAGAATATCTTTCAGCTTCCAAGGGTAGCCCTTGTCTGCAATGAGTTCATCAAATTGTGCAACCATCGCTGCATTGTAATCCTGCGTAGCCTCATCTATCGGGAAAACACCTGAAGCATCGCCGATCCCGATCGCCTTGCTGCCGGTCAGCAGCCAGTGAATATACCCGCCCAGCGTCGTTACGAACTCCGCCTGAGGCACATGCTCTTCCCCGTTCAGTATCGCCTGATACAGGTGCGCTATGCTCCAGCGTTCAGGAATGTTGAATTGGAATATATCCGTCAATTCTTTGGCCGCAGCACCGGTTGTTGCATTACGCCAGGTCCGGAATGGAACCAGCAGCCCGCCTGCGCTGTCAAAAGCCATATATCCGTGCATCATTGCCGAGAACCCGATAGAACCAACGGTCGTAAGCGTAACACCGTATTTCTGCTGGACTTCCTGCTTCAGTTCACGGTAAGCCTCCTGCAGGCCCTTGATAATGTCTGTCAAATGATACGTCCAGTACCCGCCTTCAAGCAGATTCTCCCACTCGAAGCTTCCGGATGCAATTGTCCCGAAACGCTGATCAATCAGTACTGCCTTGATACGTGTGGATCCAAATTCGATACCCAGTGCAGTTTCTCCCTTAAGTATCGCTTGCCCGATGTTCTGATCCATGCCCACGTTACTCCTCTCTGAACCAAACTGTTATAATAGAAATGGAAAGAAGGCGCTTCCTTTATTAACAGACTTAGTATATTTTTTGTTCGTACATTTGTCAACATTATACACAAGATATACCTACATATTTTACAATGATCCATTCATATTTGCCCGGAAAAGCTGGTACATAGTAGACATCGGATTATAATAACGATATATTCATACTATAATGTGTACGTACAACTATTGCGGACATGTGGATTCGCATATGAACAACCATGAAAGAAGTGAGCCGTATGAAGACCAAATACCAGATCATTTTTGATGATATAAAAAGCAATATACTATCAGGAACGTATAGCGTGGGTGAACAAATCCCTACAGAATTGGCCTTGCAGGATACGTATGGCGTTAGCCGGCAGACTGTCCGGAAGGCTATCTTAGAGCTGTCCAATGAGGGCTTCCTAAGAAGCGAGAAAGGCTCGGGCACCTATGTAAGCAACCAGTTCCGCTCCAAATCAGGAGGGAATCCCAATAATAAAACCATCGGTGTCATCACGACCTACCTCTCAGATTACATCTTCCCTTCCATCATCCGCGGGATCGAGAGCAGACTCAACGAGGATAACTATTCACTGCTGCTCGCCAGTACCAATAACGATGTCGCCC
This window encodes:
- a CDS encoding L-ribulose-5-phosphate 4-epimerase translates to MLEQLKEEVFEANLDLPKQGLIKYTWGNVSAVDRASGLFVIKPSGVSYDKMKPSDMVVVDFDGNVVEGEMRPSSDTPTHAVLYKHYPEIGGIVHTHSTWATIWAQAGLDVPVMGTTHADTFYGSVPCTRFLTQEEVDRGYEAETGHVIIETFEQRGIDIMAVPAVLLKGHGPFTWGKNAHDAVMNSVVLEEVSKMNHFARELNHFAEELPQRILDKHYLRKHGAGAYYGQK
- a CDS encoding xylulokinase — protein: MDQNIGQAILKGETALGIEFGSTRIKAVLIDQRFGTIASGSFEWENLLEGGYWTYHLTDIIKGLQEAYRELKQEVQQKYGVTLTTVGSIGFSAMMHGYMAFDSAGGLLVPFRTWRNATTGAAAKELTDIFQFNIPERWSIAHLYQAILNGEEHVPQAEFVTTLGGYIHWLLTGSKAIGIGDASGVFPIDEATQDYNAAMVAQFDELIADKGYPWKLKDILPKVYTAGEQAGLLTEAGALILDASGDLQPGIPLCPPEGDAGTGMVATNSVRKRTGNISVGTSVFAMIVLEKDLTAVYPEIDMVTTPDGSPVGMVHANNCSSDINAWVGLFREFSEAMGFKSDPGQLFSVLFNKALEADADGGGLLSYGYFSGENITGIEKGRPLFVRSPESRFNLANFMRTHLFSAFGALKIGMDILTKQEQVSIDSILAHGGLFKTPVVGQKIVAAAMNVPVSVMATAGEGGAWGMAILAAYMQNKEQQERLDDFLDHKVFKDVEGQVIHPDEADVKGFELFMERYTAGIAIEQAAVDHLVENGRG